Proteins encoded by one window of Kribbella flavida DSM 17836:
- a CDS encoding TetR/AcrR family transcriptional regulator, giving the protein MTHAIRPDRVATLPPRERILDAAEELFEREGIKNVTVQAIAERASTTKMAVYRHFDTKDALVVEWLRIRAATYRAAFDAHEAAHPDDPRAQITGIARWVADRLGAASHRGCVFVNSIAELPDPQHPARRLIAEHKRAQARRLVELCTRAGVPDPEQVAAELTFLLEGAEVTAQNGSIEEVGDRLVRMVGALLQRS; this is encoded by the coding sequence GTGACGCACGCAATCAGGCCCGACCGGGTGGCCACCCTGCCGCCCCGGGAGCGCATCCTCGACGCCGCCGAGGAGCTGTTCGAGCGCGAGGGAATCAAGAACGTGACCGTGCAGGCCATCGCCGAGCGCGCGAGCACCACCAAGATGGCCGTCTACCGGCACTTCGACACCAAGGACGCCCTGGTCGTCGAGTGGCTGCGAATCCGGGCGGCCACCTACCGAGCGGCCTTCGACGCGCACGAGGCGGCGCACCCGGACGACCCGCGGGCCCAGATCACCGGCATCGCCCGGTGGGTCGCCGACCGTCTCGGCGCCGCGTCGCACCGCGGCTGCGTGTTCGTCAACTCGATCGCGGAGCTGCCGGATCCACAGCACCCGGCGCGCCGCCTGATCGCCGAGCACAAGCGCGCACAGGCCCGGCGACTCGTCGAGCTCTGCACGCGAGCCGGCGTACCGGACCCTGAGCAGGTGGCCGCCGAGCTCACGTTCCTGCTCGAGGGAGCGGAGGTCACCGCGCAGAACGGCAGCATCGAGGAGGTCGGAGACCGGCTCGTACGGATGGTCGGCGCTCTCCTGCAGCGCAGCTAG
- a CDS encoding nitroreductase family deazaflavin-dependent oxidoreductase encodes MADSTAEVFDSPDPSVAEHVRRYLATNGASGYLEGGVTNLVLTHRGRTSGKLYRTGLFYGEDHGRWVLVASGSAITHTHPQWYLNLVANPEVGVQIRGERFLARARTAEGAERDRLWRLMVDLAPVYRTYEARSDRTIPVVVLERVASEPAG; translated from the coding sequence ATGGCCGACTCGACAGCCGAAGTGTTCGACAGCCCGGACCCGTCGGTCGCCGAGCACGTCCGCCGGTACCTCGCCACGAACGGCGCGAGCGGCTACCTCGAGGGCGGCGTCACCAACCTCGTACTCACCCATCGCGGCCGCACCAGCGGAAAGCTGTACCGGACCGGGCTCTTCTACGGTGAGGACCACGGGCGGTGGGTGCTGGTGGCCTCGGGCTCGGCGATCACCCACACCCACCCGCAGTGGTACCTGAACCTGGTCGCGAACCCCGAGGTCGGCGTCCAGATCCGCGGCGAACGCTTCCTCGCCCGGGCCAGGACCGCCGAAGGTGCGGAGAGGGACCGGCTCTGGCGCCTGATGGTCGACCTGGCCCCGGTGTACCGAACCTATGAGGCCCGCAGTGACCGAACCATCCCGGTGGTCGTGCTAGAACGCGTAGCATCCGAGCCGGCCGGGTAG
- a CDS encoding BTAD domain-containing putative transcriptional regulator: protein MTTAFFIVVRSVSSLMRRLCPVVLSVCCRFAGGYCERMRFGVLGPLTVWTPDGDPVVVPEARVRVLLARLLVAPGRVVSADRLVDDLWGDALPSNPANALQTAVSRLRRAIGTDLVVRRPPGYLLNVPLDAVDSGRFAELGSRARRRTAAERQAALLDEALGLWRGDAYAGFADEPFARAAAAALEEQRLVVWEDYAEARLRLGDHAALAGELRHLVEQHPLRERLRAAQLRALHGAGRTTEALDGYRELSRLLRDELGLDPGAELAALHQDILRGEPSAPSRQQLSLVPPPAPLPASPTALVGRDGAVAEVRTLIGTHRMVTLTGLGGVGKTRLALEVARSQDEVCFVELAGLPRDATLDGVADLVAAALGIRDGAHHSRPYAERLAGALRGRQLLLVLDNCEHIAEPVAALVPQVLSAPGVRVLATSREAIGVSGEHLWEVPPLDIPSPGAPPTDVLRSGAVQLFAARAAAASPGFSVSADNAGTVAMICRRVDGIPLAIELASARIRVLGTAGLAERLDDRFAVLTGGPRDAPPRQRTLRAVLDWSWELLTAAEQTVLRRLAIFADGCSLDAAETLCSGDGVHPSQVLDLLARLVDRSLVVVTHTADGPRYRLLESVAAYGEQQLASEERDRLQYEHATYYTSFAAEAAGHLCGPDQQRWLRRLDTETGNLRRALTDDRFRPQLARALVWYWFLRGRLSEALRATVPEDNAVLAAWHAGFRLLSGERTEGHAAAHLHDAVTDPHERAMAGWFLGYATTRYDDPAVGEALIRAALAEFESLGDRWGIAAALSVRALQRYVRGELDSAATDAERSLAVFGETGDRWGRIQAGAVLGRLAEIAGDYPAATVWHREGAELAEELALWPEVSLRWSELGRMALLQGDHTRADELHQRGRTLAVEHSDPAGQEFAEVGLALSARRRGRFAEAEALLRPWLEWNRRFEADNGAALILAELGFAAEQRQEADTALDLHTEGLAAARRTGDPRAIALALEGLAGACLIAAQPDRAEDLLDAATRMRESTGAPLPPAERRDVDRIRAGILLQSQPTDHRL, encoded by the coding sequence GTGACTACTGCCTTCTTCATTGTGGTTCGCTCCGTTTCGTCGTTGATGCGACGACTCTGTCCGGTGGTGCTGTCGGTCTGCTGTAGGTTCGCTGGCGGCTACTGTGAACGCATGCGTTTTGGGGTACTGGGGCCGCTCACTGTGTGGACGCCGGACGGTGATCCGGTGGTGGTGCCCGAGGCAAGGGTTCGGGTTCTGCTGGCACGTCTGCTGGTTGCCCCGGGACGGGTCGTGTCCGCGGACCGGCTGGTCGACGACCTGTGGGGCGACGCACTCCCGAGCAATCCCGCGAACGCCTTGCAGACCGCGGTGTCCCGGCTGCGTCGCGCGATCGGCACCGACCTCGTCGTACGTCGCCCGCCGGGCTATCTGCTGAACGTACCGCTCGACGCCGTGGACAGTGGCCGGTTCGCCGAGCTCGGCAGCCGGGCGCGACGGAGGACCGCCGCCGAGCGGCAGGCCGCGCTGTTGGACGAGGCGCTGGGCCTGTGGCGTGGCGATGCGTACGCAGGGTTCGCCGACGAGCCCTTCGCCCGCGCCGCCGCGGCGGCCCTGGAGGAGCAGCGCCTCGTGGTTTGGGAGGACTACGCCGAGGCGCGGCTGCGGCTGGGCGACCATGCCGCGCTGGCCGGCGAGTTGCGCCACCTCGTCGAGCAGCATCCGCTGCGGGAGCGTCTGCGTGCCGCGCAGCTGCGCGCGCTCCATGGCGCGGGGCGAACCACCGAGGCCCTCGACGGCTACCGCGAGCTGAGCCGCCTGCTCCGCGACGAGCTCGGGCTCGATCCGGGCGCCGAACTCGCGGCGCTGCACCAGGACATCCTGCGCGGTGAACCGTCGGCACCATCGCGGCAACAGCTGTCGCTCGTCCCGCCGCCCGCACCGCTGCCCGCGTCGCCGACCGCGCTGGTGGGCCGGGACGGCGCCGTCGCTGAGGTGCGCACGCTGATCGGCACCCATCGCATGGTGACGTTGACCGGCCTGGGCGGGGTCGGCAAGACCAGGCTCGCGCTCGAGGTGGCTCGCTCGCAGGACGAGGTGTGCTTCGTCGAACTGGCCGGGCTGCCGCGAGACGCCACCCTGGACGGCGTGGCCGATCTCGTTGCCGCAGCGCTCGGCATCCGGGACGGCGCGCACCACTCGCGACCGTACGCCGAGCGGTTGGCCGGCGCGTTGCGTGGAAGGCAACTGCTGCTCGTCCTCGACAACTGCGAGCACATCGCCGAGCCGGTCGCCGCGCTCGTACCCCAGGTGTTGTCAGCGCCGGGCGTGCGGGTGCTGGCGACGAGCCGGGAGGCGATCGGCGTCTCGGGGGAGCACCTGTGGGAAGTGCCGCCGCTCGACATCCCGTCACCGGGTGCACCGCCGACCGACGTACTCCGGTCGGGCGCCGTGCAGCTCTTCGCCGCGCGCGCAGCGGCGGCGTCCCCTGGGTTCTCGGTGTCGGCCGACAACGCCGGGACCGTCGCCATGATCTGCCGCCGTGTCGACGGGATCCCGCTCGCCATCGAGCTGGCGTCGGCCCGGATCCGCGTGCTGGGCACGGCCGGGCTCGCCGAACGCCTGGACGACCGGTTCGCCGTGCTCACCGGCGGGCCGCGTGACGCACCACCACGCCAGCGCACGCTGCGCGCGGTGCTCGACTGGAGCTGGGAACTGCTGACCGCGGCCGAACAGACGGTACTGCGCCGACTCGCGATCTTCGCCGACGGCTGTTCCCTCGACGCCGCGGAAACCTTGTGCTCCGGCGACGGCGTGCACCCTTCCCAGGTGCTCGACCTGCTGGCCCGCCTGGTCGACCGGTCGCTGGTCGTCGTGACGCACACCGCCGACGGACCGCGGTACCGGTTGCTGGAGTCGGTCGCTGCCTACGGCGAGCAGCAACTGGCCTCGGAAGAGCGGGACCGGCTTCAGTACGAGCACGCCACGTACTACACCTCGTTCGCAGCCGAGGCCGCCGGCCACTTGTGTGGGCCGGACCAGCAGCGCTGGTTGCGCCGGCTCGACACCGAGACCGGCAACCTGCGCCGCGCACTCACCGACGACCGGTTCCGACCGCAGTTGGCGCGGGCCCTGGTGTGGTACTGGTTCCTCCGGGGCAGGCTGAGTGAGGCGCTGCGAGCAACGGTGCCGGAGGACAACGCGGTACTTGCTGCCTGGCACGCCGGATTCCGGTTGCTCAGCGGTGAGCGCACGGAAGGCCACGCGGCGGCCCACCTTCACGACGCCGTCACCGACCCCCACGAGCGTGCGATGGCGGGCTGGTTTCTCGGCTACGCGACCACCAGGTACGACGACCCGGCGGTCGGAGAGGCGCTCATCCGCGCGGCGCTGGCCGAGTTCGAGAGCCTCGGCGACCGTTGGGGAATTGCGGCCGCCCTCAGCGTCCGCGCCCTGCAACGCTACGTCCGGGGTGAGCTGGACAGCGCCGCGACCGACGCTGAACGGAGCCTCGCAGTGTTCGGCGAGACCGGTGACCGCTGGGGCCGGATCCAGGCCGGCGCCGTGCTCGGCAGGCTCGCCGAGATCGCGGGTGACTACCCCGCGGCGACGGTGTGGCACCGTGAAGGAGCCGAGCTCGCCGAGGAGCTGGCGTTGTGGCCGGAAGTCTCTTTGCGCTGGTCCGAACTGGGCCGGATGGCCCTTCTGCAAGGCGACCACACGCGCGCCGACGAGTTGCACCAGCGGGGACGAACGTTGGCCGTCGAGCACAGCGATCCCGCCGGCCAGGAGTTCGCCGAAGTCGGCCTCGCGCTGTCCGCGCGTCGGCGCGGGCGGTTCGCGGAGGCCGAAGCCCTGCTCCGGCCGTGGCTGGAGTGGAACCGACGGTTCGAGGCGGACAACGGCGCGGCGCTGATCCTCGCCGAACTCGGCTTCGCGGCCGAGCAGCGCCAGGAGGCTGACACCGCACTGGACCTCCACACCGAGGGGCTCGCCGCGGCCCGGCGTACCGGCGACCCGCGAGCGATCGCGCTCGCCTTGGAAGGACTCGCCGGCGCCTGCCTGATCGCGGCACAACCCGACCGTGCGGAGGATCTGCTCGATGCGGCGACCCGGATGCGGGAGTCCACCGGAGCACCGCTACCGCCCGCCGAACGCAGGGACGTCGACCGCATCCGGGCGGGAATACTGCTGCAGAGCCAGCCCACGGACCATAGGTTGTGA
- a CDS encoding AAA family ATPase — MAQLIHLNGPPGIGKSTLAALHVDRHAGALNLDVDVVHRLIGGWQDEQNRTWQLVWPLVRVMAESHLRDGHDVVLPQYHAQLDEITALEDLARANGASFREVVLLDDREAAAERFDDRARDTDDHWVQHHHRLVALRGGSVLLGAMYDNLVEILRLRPEAVVVRSRAGAVQETYELLATALRC, encoded by the coding sequence GTGGCACAACTGATTCACCTCAACGGCCCGCCCGGCATCGGGAAGTCCACCCTGGCCGCGCTCCACGTCGACCGGCACGCCGGAGCGCTCAACCTCGACGTCGACGTTGTGCACCGTCTGATCGGCGGTTGGCAGGACGAGCAGAACCGAACGTGGCAGCTCGTCTGGCCCCTCGTGCGGGTGATGGCCGAGAGCCACCTCCGCGACGGCCATGACGTTGTCCTGCCTCAGTATCACGCGCAGCTCGACGAGATCACCGCACTCGAGGATCTCGCCCGCGCGAACGGGGCGAGTTTTCGCGAGGTCGTTCTGCTCGACGACCGGGAGGCAGCGGCTGAGCGGTTCGACGACCGCGCGCGGGACACCGACGACCACTGGGTTCAGCATCACCACCGCCTTGTCGCGCTGCGCGGCGGCTCCGTGCTGCTCGGCGCGATGTACGACAACCTGGTGGAGATCTTGCGCCTCCGTCCGGAGGCGGTGGTCGTGCGCAGCCGAGCCGGTGCGGTGCAGGAGACGTACGAACTCCTGGCGACCGCACTGCGCTGCTAG
- a CDS encoding SDR family oxidoreductase, giving the protein MKKAVVTGGTHGMGLAIVRELLARGAEVVLTGRNERNVEEARTALKGEPAHVVRSDAASLADIAALGDLVGERLGRVDYLFVNHGIAQFAELADVTEEGWDRHFAVNTKGTFFIVQRLAPLLNDGGAVVFTTVANDVVFPGLSAYSASKEAMRAFAHVLAVELLPRKIRVNSVAPGYIKTPTMGVADLTEEERREFERQGDESTPLRRNGTVEEVAAAALFLAEQATFTTNVELAVDGGFAQGLGH; this is encoded by the coding sequence ATGAAGAAGGCAGTAGTCACCGGTGGCACCCACGGCATGGGTCTTGCGATCGTCCGGGAGTTGCTCGCCCGCGGCGCCGAGGTGGTCTTGACCGGCCGCAACGAGCGCAACGTCGAGGAGGCGCGGACCGCGCTCAAGGGCGAACCGGCGCACGTCGTACGGTCCGATGCGGCCAGCCTGGCCGACATCGCCGCGCTCGGCGACCTGGTCGGCGAACGACTCGGCCGGGTGGACTACCTGTTCGTGAACCACGGCATCGCCCAGTTCGCCGAGCTGGCCGACGTGACCGAGGAGGGGTGGGACCGGCACTTCGCAGTCAACACCAAGGGCACGTTCTTCATCGTGCAGCGGCTCGCCCCGCTGCTCAACGACGGCGGCGCGGTGGTGTTCACCACCGTCGCCAACGATGTCGTGTTCCCCGGGCTGTCGGCGTACTCGGCGTCGAAGGAGGCGATGCGCGCGTTCGCGCACGTCCTCGCCGTGGAGCTGCTTCCCCGCAAGATCCGGGTGAACAGCGTGGCGCCGGGCTACATCAAGACGCCGACGATGGGGGTGGCGGACCTGACCGAGGAGGAGCGCAGGGAGTTCGAGCGGCAAGGCGACGAATCGACCCCGCTGCGCCGCAACGGCACCGTCGAGGAAGTCGCCGCCGCGGCGCTCTTCCTGGCCGAGCAGGCCACGTTCACCACCAACGTCGAACTGGCGGTCGACGGCGGCTTCGCCCAAGGGCTGGGGCACTGA
- a CDS encoding amidase: MELDEYVSLDAVGLSELVRRGELRADEPMQAAAAVVEKVNPVVNAVVETWPAKAVAEGPLSGVPFLVKDVGVAVAGRRSELGSRLAAGYVSPADSTLMSRFRQAGLATFGRTTSPELAASVSSESALYGVTRNPWALDRSAGGSSGGAAAAVAAGMVPVAHATDAAGSIRIPAAYCGLVGLKPTRGRVSLGPDAGEVLGGLAVQLGISRSVRDSAVLLDAVAGHAPGDPYRIEPPARPYREEVARDPGSLRVGVMTHAWGGVRTVPEVVAAVRATAALLDELGHRVDEGAPPLGVAWPEFVDANAVIWTSNLAAQIDALAAATGRPVDGSTLEPQTLLVHAAGRATTGPQLAGALATRDRATRALGQWFAEYDVLLTPTLPELPLPVGALSADIEGLDGFGWIGRLLDRSPFTTPANIAGVPAVSLPLHQDPASGLPVGLQFVAGAGREDLLLRLAGQLERALPWRDRTPAVHAGRS; the protein is encoded by the coding sequence ATGGAACTCGACGAGTACGTGAGCCTCGACGCGGTCGGGCTGTCCGAGCTGGTGCGGCGTGGGGAGCTCAGGGCGGACGAGCCGATGCAGGCCGCGGCTGCGGTGGTCGAGAAGGTCAACCCGGTGGTCAACGCCGTCGTGGAGACCTGGCCGGCGAAGGCCGTTGCTGAGGGCCCCCTTTCTGGAGTGCCGTTCCTGGTCAAGGATGTGGGGGTCGCCGTAGCGGGCCGGCGCTCCGAGCTCGGTAGCCGGCTCGCCGCGGGGTACGTCAGCCCGGCCGACTCCACCCTGATGAGCCGTTTCCGCCAGGCCGGCCTCGCCACGTTCGGCCGGACGACCAGCCCGGAACTGGCCGCGAGCGTGAGCAGCGAGTCCGCCCTGTACGGCGTGACCCGCAACCCGTGGGCGCTCGACCGCAGCGCCGGCGGCTCCAGCGGGGGTGCGGCTGCCGCGGTCGCGGCCGGCATGGTGCCCGTCGCGCACGCCACCGACGCCGCCGGTTCGATCCGGATCCCGGCGGCGTACTGCGGTCTCGTCGGGCTGAAGCCGACCCGCGGGCGCGTGTCGCTGGGGCCGGACGCGGGGGAGGTGCTGGGCGGACTCGCCGTGCAGCTGGGCATCAGCCGCAGCGTGCGTGACTCCGCGGTACTGCTCGACGCGGTCGCCGGTCACGCGCCGGGTGATCCGTACCGGATCGAACCGCCGGCCCGCCCGTACCGCGAGGAGGTCGCGCGCGACCCCGGGTCGTTGCGCGTGGGTGTCATGACTCACGCCTGGGGCGGGGTGCGTACCGTCCCCGAGGTCGTTGCCGCCGTTCGCGCCACCGCGGCTCTGCTCGATGAGCTCGGCCACCGGGTCGACGAGGGCGCACCGCCGCTCGGGGTGGCGTGGCCGGAGTTCGTCGACGCCAACGCGGTGATCTGGACCAGCAACCTCGCCGCCCAGATCGACGCGCTCGCCGCGGCGACCGGTCGGCCCGTCGACGGGAGCACGCTCGAGCCGCAGACGCTGCTCGTCCACGCAGCCGGCCGGGCCACCACCGGTCCCCAGCTCGCGGGTGCGCTCGCCACTCGCGACCGGGCCACCCGCGCTCTGGGTCAGTGGTTCGCGGAGTACGACGTGCTGCTCACCCCGACCTTGCCCGAGCTGCCGTTGCCGGTCGGTGCCCTGAGCGCGGACATCGAGGGTCTCGACGGGTTCGGGTGGATCGGACGCCTGCTGGACCGCTCGCCGTTCACGACACCGGCGAACATCGCCGGCGTCCCGGCGGTGTCGCTGCCGCTGCACCAGGACCCGGCGTCGGGTCTACCCGTCGGTCTGCAGTTCGTCGCCGGTGCTGGACGGGAGGACCTACTGCTCCGGCTGGCAGGTCAGCTGGAGCGGGCCCTGCCGTGGCGAGACCGGACGCCGGCGGTGCACGCGGGCAGGTCGTGA
- a CDS encoding alpha/beta fold hydrolase, with product MNSWNERIEHHRAHVNDVQLHYLLARSTTPVDEAVVLLHGWPQTSYAWRKVIPGLSARYDVVAPDLRGLGDSQRRGPYDKTTLARDVAELVEQLGHRRIHVVAHDMGATVGYALAHQEQQRVASLVVLEMLLPGFGLEEAASLREGGTTFWHLAFHLAEGGHAEALTQGREATYLHRFYTDSLYDPTSLTAEDRAHYLRAYEAPGAMHAGFEWYRTLFDDARDNRRRVQERLLDIPVLAIGGAHRMGDRVRESLAQVARSVQGETWEHCGHYPHEEQPERLVTRLLEFCPES from the coding sequence GGTCGATGAAGCCGTCGTCCTGCTCCATGGCTGGCCACAGACCTCGTACGCCTGGCGAAAGGTGATCCCCGGACTGAGCGCCCGGTACGACGTGGTCGCGCCGGACCTGCGAGGTCTCGGCGATTCACAGCGCCGTGGTCCCTACGACAAGACCACCCTCGCGCGGGATGTCGCCGAGCTGGTCGAGCAGCTGGGGCACCGCCGGATCCACGTGGTGGCGCACGACATGGGAGCGACGGTCGGTTACGCCCTCGCCCATCAGGAGCAGCAGCGGGTGGCATCGCTCGTCGTGCTGGAGATGCTGCTGCCCGGCTTCGGCCTGGAGGAGGCGGCGTCTCTGCGGGAGGGAGGCACGACGTTCTGGCACCTTGCTTTCCATCTCGCCGAAGGTGGGCACGCCGAAGCCCTGACGCAGGGCCGCGAGGCGACGTACCTGCACCGCTTCTACACCGACAGCCTCTACGACCCGACCTCCCTCACCGCCGAGGACCGCGCGCACTACCTCCGCGCCTATGAGGCGCCGGGTGCCATGCATGCCGGGTTCGAGTGGTACCGCACGCTGTTCGACGACGCGCGCGACAACAGGCGACGGGTGCAGGAGCGCCTTCTGGACATCCCCGTCCTGGCCATCGGGGGCGCCCACCGGATGGGCGATCGAGTCCGCGAATCGCTGGCTCAGGTCGCTCGATCGGTCCAGGGCGAAACCTGGGAGCACTGCGGCCACTATCCGCACGAGGAACAACCCGAGCGTCTGGTCACCCGGCTGCTGGAGTTCTGCCCGGAGTCTTAG